From the genome of bacterium:
CGTCTTCAGAACGCTCATCTCCGGATCGACCTGCATGATCTTCCAGGCGAATAACCCCAGGAGACGCTTGACCGCATCCGTGCGTTCCGGCGTGGCGAGCTTCTCCAGACCGATCGTGATCTCGCCCTCGCGCTGGGTTAGCTTCACGAAGAAGTTCTTCGGGAAGTTGCGCTCCACAACAAGGCTGCGGATCAGCATCGTCTCCTTGCTTTCGGAGAGAAAGCACTCCTGCGCTTTGAACGTAACGTCATCCTCGCGAAAATCCGTTGGGTTGAACGCCAACCAGATATCTTCGAGAGTTGTTGGGCCCTGCAGAACAACGTGGGGCATGGGACGGGCTCCTTCCTTGTGGCAATCAGGCGGTCACAGAACCTGCAGTTCCTTCGGCGTGCGCGACAGGACCTTCGGCTTCCCTTTGGTCACGACAACGAGGTCTTCGATTCGTACCCCACCGAATCCCGGAATGTAAATGCCGGGTTCGACAGTGACGACGTGGCCGGGCTGCAGAACTTCCTCGCTACCGGTGCGAAGACGCGGATTTTCGTGAATCTCCAGGCCGACCGAATGGCCGAGGCCATGGGCGAAGTACTTCCCATAGCCGGCGCTGGCGATGATGTCGCGCGCGATCGCGTCCACCTCGCCCCCGGTCTTTCCAGCCACGCAGGCCTTCAGCGATTCCTTCTGCGCGTGCAGACAGACGTTGTAGATTTCCTCAAACTTCTTGTCGACTTTGCCGAGCACCGGCGTGCGGGTCATGTCCGAGCAATACCCGCCGTAGATCGCTCCCAGGTCGATCGTGATCATGTCGCCCTTCTTGAAGCGACGTCCGAGCGGATGGTGATGCGGACGGGACGCGTTTGGTCCGCTGGCAACGATGTTTGCGAAGGATTCGCCGCTGCCGCCCAGCAGTTCACTGCCGAAGCGGATCTCGCGACTCAGATCGACTTCTTTCACGCCGACTTTGAGCATCTCGTAGGCCCGAGCCATCATGAGATCGGCGATCTTCGCGGCGCGGCCGATCAACTTGAGCTCTCCCTCGTCCTTGATGGCGCGCAGCGACTGCACCAGCCCGCACGTCTTCACCAGCTTCGCCTTCGACGGGCGCACGTGGCCTTTCAGCGCATCGAACTCATCCACGCAGAGCGAGCCCTCGAAACCGATCGTCTTGTAGCCGGCCTTCTTGAAGAAATTGACGAAGAACTCTTTGATCTTCACCATCGGCTGAATAACGACCTTCGCGCCGGTCACCATGCCCTGGGCGATTTCGCCGTACCGAGAGTCGGTAATCAGCGTCGCCTTGCGCTGATCGACCACCAGGATCGCATAAGTGCCTTCGAATCCGGTCAGGTAGCGGATGTTGATCAAATCGCGAATGTAAAGCGCCTCGATCTCATTGGCCTTCAGAAGTTTCTTGAGAGCGGGAATCCGAGTGTTCCTCTTGGCTTTCGCTGCGGGCATAACAGGTGACCTCGATACAGGATTGCACAACAGCGACAGGGAAGCAGAAGGGGCTGCGGTGGGACAAGAAGGAAGTTGTTTGGCCACAGTTGGAGAGGATGAGCGCAGGCGACTTGAAGTTCTGTGTTCGTCCAGCGAATCTGTGGCTCACATCTTCCCTTGCGCGGGGAGCGCTCAGTGTCGTCATCTCAGAATTCGGCTGGTGAACAGGTCTGGCCACTCACTCGAGAGATGCCGGCTCGCCACAAGGCGGCCGCGCGGAGACGACGCAGCATGAATTTCCGAACACTTCCATCAGAAATCGCCACCTGGCTCCGCCAGGTCTTCAAGCCCAAGAACCTCTGGATCGTCGCGCCGATTATCCTGGCTGTGCTGGTCGTCTACATATCGCAGCACTTCAATGTCCTGACCGGATTGATTGATCGTGGACCGCTGGAGATTATCGCCCTCTGGCTGGTTTCGATCTCTCTGCTGACATTCGCCGGTAAGAGTGCCGCCAGCCGCGATCCGCTGGCGTTTTACCTCACCGTCCTTCTGATGATCTTCCTCTTCCGTGAATTGGACGATACGACGCTCTCTCTGTTCGGACGAGAGCTCACTGTGAACTCAAAGGGCCCGGTCAATCTCCTGATTGTCGCGATGGCAGTGTGGGGAGTCTTCTGGCACGAGAAGATTTTTGGGACTTTGAATCGTTCGAAGGTCCTGCAGGTTATGTTCTTCGGCGTGCTGCTGACCTACGCGCTATCGCAGATCATCGCGCGCCGGGCCTTCCGCCACATTCTGCCGAACGAGCCGGAACTGCACATTCGCTTCGAGGAATCCGCAGAAACCGCCGCGCATCTCTTCATGCTGTGCTTCGCGATCGCATGCGCGAAACTCATCCCGAATCGCAGTCGCACGAAAGACTGACTTCTACTCAGCCACAGATAAGCGGGATGCACACAGATTCTCAAGACATCTGTGTTCATCGTCCCAATCTGTGGCAAGCTCCTAAAAACGACGAGGCCCGGGGACATCGCGACCCGGGCCTCGCTTGGAAGGAGGTACGTCATGGCTGGTAAGCTTGTGTGTTATGCGGACAGCAGTCCGTCCACGTGTTGGCGGATAGCCGGGCGGCGCAGCTTGTCCAGCGCGCGGTGCTCGACCCGGCGGACGCCTTCCTGGCTCAGGCCAACGAGGCGGCTCGCCTTGCGCAGGCTGTAGGAGCGGCCGTTGCGGAATCCGTAGCGCAGTTCCATGACTTCGCGCTCGCGATCGTTCAAGAAGTCCAGCACGTTGCAGACGGCTGCGCGGGTCTGTTCTTCCTCGATATCGTGCGACGGTGAGATGGCATTCTCGTCCGCCAGGGTCTCGGAGAAGGAGCGCCCATCGTCCTCAGGCTCGGCATCGAGCGACGCGAACGAGTGATGCATCTCAAGCATGTCATGGATCTTCTCGATGGGCACGTCGAGGTCGAGGGAAAGCTCTTTGGGGGTCGGCTCGCGGCCAATCGTCTCCAGGAAGCGCTGCGTGCACTCGTTGATCTTGCCCATCAGGCGGGCCTTGCGAACGGGCAGGCGGATCATCGAGCCCTGGCGATGGATCGCGGACTGGATTTCCTGGCGGATGTAATAGGCGGCGTAGGTGGAGAAACGAAAGCCTTTGCGCCAATCAAACTTGTCGATCACCTGCAGGAGACCGATATTCCCTTCCTGAACAAGGTCAGCAACGGACAGGCCGCGGTTCTTGAACTGGAGGGCGATCTTGACGACAAAGCGGAGGTTGCAGCGGAGAATCTCCTCGCGTGCAGTCTCGTCGCCGGTCTCGTGGCGCTGGAAGAGAGCGACTTCCTCTTCGCGATTGAGAACCGGGTGGTCGCAAACCTGGCGGAGATAGTCTTGCAGGCCATCTTCGGAGTAATTGCGCTTCTTGGTCG
Proteins encoded in this window:
- a CDS encoding RNA polymerase sigma factor RpoD/SigA, whose translation is MATKKRNYSEDGLQDYLRQVCDHPVLNREEEVALFQRHETGDETAREEILRCNLRFVVKIALQFKNRGLSVADLVQEGNIGLLQVIDKFDWRKGFRFSTYAAYYIRQEIQSAIHRQGSMIRLPVRKARLMGKINECTQRFLETIGREPTPKELSLDLDVPIEKIHDMLEMHHSFASLDAEPEDDGRSFSETLADENAISPSHDIEEEQTRAAVCNVLDFLNDREREVMELRYGFRNGRSYSLRKASRLVGLSQEGVRRVEHRALDKLRRPAIRQHVDGLLSA
- a CDS encoding Xaa-Pro peptidase family protein, which produces MPAAKAKRNTRIPALKKLLKANEIEALYIRDLINIRYLTGFEGTYAILVVDQRKATLITDSRYGEIAQGMVTGAKVVIQPMVKIKEFFVNFFKKAGYKTIGFEGSLCVDEFDALKGHVRPSKAKLVKTCGLVQSLRAIKDEGELKLIGRAAKIADLMMARAYEMLKVGVKEVDLSREIRFGSELLGGSGESFANIVASGPNASRPHHHPLGRRFKKGDMITIDLGAIYGGYCSDMTRTPVLGKVDKKFEEIYNVCLHAQKESLKACVAGKTGGEVDAIARDIIASAGYGKYFAHGLGHSVGLEIHENPRLRTGSEEVLQPGHVVTVEPGIYIPGFGGVRIEDLVVVTKGKPKVLSRTPKELQVL